tttttgttaattttcaaATGCTGTCTTCACGTAATTAGACAAAGCTTTCCTTCATGACATCGAGAAAGGACAATCAAGCCAAGAAAGTTTTTGAACATGTAGACAATTATATGTAGACGTGTTGATCTTAGATTTGATTAATCTGAAATTGCATTATCCAGAAAATGATGAGAAAACCAACTTTATGTGAATTATGCATCTTTGGTAATTCAACCTGTATGATTATTatcccaaaagaaagaaagaaaaagatagtAGCAATAACATATAGGATTCTAATTCAAATGTGTACATCATGAACAGATTGCAGGGAATTTCTTCGAACCTCGCTTGTTCTTATGGGAGAGATTGGAGGAAATGATTACAACCATGCACTTGTTCAAGGAATAAAAATAGATCAGATCAAATCATTTGTTCCTGCTGTTGTTAGCGAGATCAGTTCAGCCATCGAGGTAAATAACAACCTGAAATTGTTTAACAACTAGTCTGGTagtccctttctttttctttttcttttttttggctaaAACCCGGCAGAATCACATAAACTAATTAGAATGTAATTCTTGAAGATTACATCACATgtattcaaaaaacaaaaaaattactaCAGTGACAATTTTCTTAAATTCATCCATCCATTGTTGGGACTTGGGAGTAGTAGCTCCTATGTTCTTGTTGCAGAAGTTTGTAAATGAACAATTCCATGGTAATAATGCAGGAAGTGATTAAGCTCGGAGCTGTGACATTGATTGTTCCCGGGAACTTTCCAATCGGCTGCTCAGCTGTCTATCTGACCTATTTTCAAGGTTCCAACCAGCAAGACTATGACAAGGCTACTGGTTGCATAAACTGGttaaatgatttttcaaagtaccATAACAGATTGCTGCAGAAAGAACTTAATCGCATCAGAAAACTTCATCCTCATGCCACCATTATCTATGCCGATTACTACAATGCTGCAATGAGATTATATCGTTCCCCAAACAAATATggtatttctctttttttttttttttcaacttgattTACATTTTACTTTTGCGttggactcttttttttttttccccttcctaTCCAATGCTATATAATGATGAAGAACGAAGGAAGACAAAATTAAGCCGCCTTGGCCCTACAATTTGGATTAATTACTGCAAATTTTAGTGATAATGTAGGGTAACTAAATGTAGTCAATGGAGTTTGACAATAATAAAAAGAATCAAAGGTGCAAGTttacttcttgttttttttttttactctttttctggttttcttttcaATCTAATCTGGACcgtaaaataatataaaatgtcagtTCTGCTAATTCTGATAAaccatttcctttttttcccccccAAAATTATCATAAATAAAGCTCACAATATAAATTTGCTCTCTTGCTTTTATAATCCCAAAATTGGAACATATATTATTGATATCTCAAACGTTGTTACATAACAGGATTTAGAGGAGCTCTAAAGGCTTGCTGCGGTGGTGGAGGCCCCTACAATTATAATTCCTCCGTGGAATGTGGCTACCCACCAGCAACTAGCTGTGACGACCCGTCTTTGTATGTCTGCTGGGATGGTTTGCACTTGACGGAAGCTGCCTACCAATCGATAGCCGGGGGCCTACTTCAAGGACCATTTTCTACTCCTCCGATGAATACAATCTGTGCTCTTGCATCCACAAGTTCAGGGCTTTTGCTTCAAGATTAGGTTCCATCACTTAATTTTTTAGGGCAAGTGTTCTATCGATCATTTGCTTGGTTGCAAGTCAAGTAGATTTATGTATACATGTCACTATACAAGCCGTGAAATAGCACTTTTTTtgtttgaatctatttttgttGAGTTGGTGTGTCCATCATATATACATTTTTCAGCGTGCAAGGACTATAAAATTTTAATGCCAAGTGAAATTATTAAATCGGAAACTGGATTAATTTGCTGGTAAGTTTAAGGATGCTGTTCTGGTTTGACCAATCATTGATTTTTGCTGGAATTGAAGATTATTTAAGGTCCGGGTATTTTAGTAGGCTCACAGAGGTATGAGCAGGTAGAGTTGAGTACGAGGATTATGTCCAAATAAATgttgtattatttgaaataattgtaGTAGCATTTTTTTGTGATATAGTGCATGTAAATTAAAAATatggttaaaaatataaaaacgtGAGttcaaaaatgtgtttataatataagcgaaatattattttaaaagaaattaGTTATCCAAACATGCctataaatttttttcactTGCTAATTAACATTTTAATAAGCATTTTTTTCACCAGCCCCTAAAATGTCATGAgatttctctcttcttcttttctttttcccctttctggAGAGCATCAATTTAATCGGGAGGCTACTAATAACTTCTGCCCTTAATTGCTAGACAACTGCATATGATCCTCCATCACCATTGCACTAATTTAGCTTAGCTGTCTTTGTACCACAAAAACATTTGGCAAATAAGGCGATTGAAAATGCAATTTTCTACTCTCGCCATCAGTAGTAATGAGGCCGCCTTACACTGATTAAATTTTGGAGCCCATGCCAATTTCCTCTTCAATGTTATCTCACAGGACTGCTGTACTCGTTTGACTTTGACATCAATATGTCGAGTACCTTCATGTTGAAATGAGTACGATGACCCAAGTCCAATCCGGTTGCGTCTTTTACCCTTCCACCCGTCGTACCCGT
This portion of the Coffea arabica cultivar ET-39 chromosome 2e, Coffea Arabica ET-39 HiFi, whole genome shotgun sequence genome encodes:
- the LOC113731042 gene encoding GDSL esterase/lipase At1g28580-like — translated: MAASSSIQLLTPALAILILTLLKLCTSTRASAGICYKSIISFGDSIADTGNLLRLCPSNHPPHFSLPPYGESFFHRPTGRFSNGRLVNDFIAESFGLPLIPPYLAGEDARGRDFRQGVNFAVAGATALDSSFFRERGVRNPLTNVSLGTQLKWFKDVMPSFCSNSSDCREFLRTSLVLMGEIGGNDYNHALVQGIKIDQIKSFVPAVVSEISSAIEEVIKLGAVTLIVPGNFPIGCSAVYLTYFQGSNQQDYDKATGCINWLNDFSKYHNRLLQKELNRIRKLHPHATIIYADYYNAAMRLYRSPNKYGFRGALKACCGGGGPYNYNSSVECGYPPATSCDDPSLYVCWDGLHLTEAAYQSIAGGLLQGPFSTPPMNTICALASTSSGLLLQD